CGCCACAAACCGTCGTAATACTGCTGGGTGCGCGGAAACCAGATCGCGGCAGAACCTACATCGTGAAGGATGTTGAGGCTGCCGGAAGCCACCACACAGGCTTTCCATTTATCCTTCAGCGGGGCCAAACCTGGCTCCAATAAATCGTCCCAGGCCTCGTCCATCCTGAAAAGCAGTTCGCCCACATCGATGTCGTTGTAGCCGGTTCCCATTTCCCAGCATTTGGCCCGGATTGGCAGCATGGATGTCGGCCAGTAATGGGATTTGCTCAGGAAGAAATCCCGGAAGCCGCTGAAAAAGACGCCAAGAGAGGAGGTCCTGACCGCCGAACAGGTGATGGGATTGGTGAAGCCATACGGGTTTTGGATTCCGCCCGGGAGGTAGGATTCCAGATATTCTTCGACTATCTGGCCGGCGATTTCTTCCACCCCTCCGTCCGCGAACAGAGGAACAATAGTCTGATAGGGAAATCCAGCCGCCGGCACCAGTTCTTCGGAAGCGATCACAATGTCTGCCGCTTGCCCCACCTCCGCCAATACCTCCAAACTCTGCATGCTGCAGGCGTCGAAGAGTAGGATATCCAGACGCGGAAGGCCGCTCAGGGCTTCTTTCAGTTCCCCATCAGACACGCTGATAAGCGATTGGGCACCCTCATCAGGGCAAATCCATTTTCCCTCGCCGGCTTTGAACCAGTTGTCCCCGTGCCCCCAAATCACCAGCATCCTGCGCTGGGAGGGATACTTCTGAAAACCCCAGTTGGCAAAGCTGGCCAGGGTTTGAGGGTCGCCGCTGTCGATGGTGCCGAGGCTTTCCAGCAGCGGAGAGGTGATGCTCGGCGAATTGTCCGGACGGATCTTTCTGCGCTGGCCACCAGGATAGCCTGAATCCGCGGGCATGTCTGTCTGAACGATCAGATTGAGGTTCGCCGGCAGGGACACTGATTCCATCGAATTGACATCTGCCACTGCGTTTTGCCAGAGGTTGTTGTCCGCAGCCATATAGACCAGCACGGTCCAGTCCGCGGCGCTGAGGGGAAACAGCAAAACGGACCACAGTGCCAGCAGCAGCAGCAAGCGTTTCACAGTTCCACCCCGCGTCCTTTCACTCAATAATTGTAATCCATTGCCTCTTCCAGACCGTTCAGAACCCTCAAACCGCCCTGGCAGAGGGCTTCCATCTCCCGTTCGCCGGGATAGAGCTTGATCGGCGCGATGAATTCAACCCGGGAGCGTATCTGCTGCACTATGTATTCGTTATAGACCAGTCCGCCGCTAAAGAAAATGGCGTCCACCTTGCCTTTCAGCACGGTCGCGCAGGCCCCCACTTCCTTGGCCACCTGGTAGCACATGGCGTCCGTGATCAGTTTCGCTTTGGCGTCACCGGCCTGGATGCGTTCGTTCACCTCGATGCCGCTGTCCGTGCCCAGATAGGCCATCCAGCCCGCGGTCTTGGTAAGGTATTTGATCAGTTGGGAATGCGTGTATTTGCCGCTGTAAGCCAGTTCCAGCAAATCGCCGATGGGCAGGGCGCCAGCCCGCTGAGGAGAAAAAGGCCCCATGCCAAGCAGGGCGTTGTTCACGTCAGCAACACGGCCGTTTTTGATCGCCGCGATGGAAATCCCGCCGCCCATGTGCACGCCGATAAGGTTCACCTCATCCAGTTTTTTGCCCAGTTCCGCCGCCATCAAACGCGCGATGTAGCGAATGTTGAGGGCGTGCAGCAGGGATTTGCGCTCGATTTCCGGAATGCCGGAAACGCGCGCCAGATCGTCAAATTCGTCCACCACAACCGGGTCCACGATGAAACCGGGTATGTCCAATTCCTGGGAGATGGCGTCGGCAATGAAAGCGCCCAGCGCCGAAGCGTGGGTGCGGCCCCAGAGTGAAGGGTCGCGCAGGTCCCTTTTCATCGCGTCGTTGATCTTGAAAGTTCCGCCCGGAACGGGTTTCACCAGTCCGCCACGGCCCACCACGGCCGCCAGGTCATGCGGATCAATCTGGTTTTCCTGCATCGCCTCCAGCACCAGTTTCTTGCGAAACTCATACTGGTCGATTATGTTGGGATAGGGCTCAAGCTCAGCCGGATCGTGGCGCAGCGTTTTCTCAAAGACCGGCCTGTCGCCGTCATAAACAGCGATTTTCGTGGATGTGGAGCCGGGATTGATGGCAAGGATTAGCTGGGACATTTATCCTCCTGTCCTCTGTTTTTTGTTTTCTTGCAAGCTCTGGCATCAGCCTCCTTTTGTCAATCTTTTCCTTTACCCTCCTGGCTAAAAACCTTAGTGTTACCCCCTAGGTTCGAAAGAGAGCCTCAAAATATGTATTGCTGCAGAAACCCGATAGGCCGTTTGCCCCTTCCAATTCACACCCCATTCACTTCCCGCTGACTTCCCGCCTTCCAAACGGGAACTCAGCGGGAGGCAAAAAGGAGGCACACCAGAAAGGGTAAACGGCCTGTCAAAGGATTTACCGGGAACTGAAGCCTGCCAGAAACTCTCTACTTTACTATGATGCAGAGGCTAACGATGTTTATAATTACGGTCTTTCGTCTTTTATTCTAGCTTGAGCTAAGCCAATGCTATCTTAGCCAATAAGCATCCGTTTATTTGTAAACAGCAGGTTGTGGAAAATCCAAAGAACAAAGACAAAGCATCAAGCATTAGTAAAAGACAGCTCTGACTACACGAAAGCCGTGGTTGAAGCTCCTGAAGTCGGGATCGCTGCCATTGCGATTGGAAATCCTGCAGTAGCTGTCTTTGAAGTACCAGGAACCTCCTCGGAGCGAACGGTACGAACCCAAGCCCGCCCCGCGCGGGTCGAGGTCTGGGCTCAAGGTGTAGTAAGCAGAATCGTACCAGTTCCAGCACCATTCCCAG
This genomic window from Candidatus Cloacimonadota bacterium contains:
- the buk gene encoding butyrate kinase, encoding MSQLILAINPGSTSTKIAVYDGDRPVFEKTLRHDPAELEPYPNIIDQYEFRKKLVLEAMQENQIDPHDLAAVVGRGGLVKPVPGGTFKINDAMKRDLRDPSLWGRTHASALGAFIADAISQELDIPGFIVDPVVVDEFDDLARVSGIPEIERKSLLHALNIRYIARLMAAELGKKLDEVNLIGVHMGGGISIAAIKNGRVADVNNALLGMGPFSPQRAGALPIGDLLELAYSGKYTHSQLIKYLTKTAGWMAYLGTDSGIEVNERIQAGDAKAKLITDAMCYQVAKEVGACATVLKGKVDAIFFSGGLVYNEYIVQQIRSRVEFIAPIKLYPGEREMEALCQGGLRVLNGLEEAMDYNY